A part of Haloarchaeobius sp. HME9146 genomic DNA contains:
- a CDS encoding UPF0146 family protein, which translates to MVTDSTPGLCGWLAKYEAVVEVGIGNRTDVAACLAERGVRVTATDIHDRSVPEGVRFVRDDVTAPDLDVYRDAEVLYALNLPPELHRPVWDVAKRVGADFVFTTLGGDQPAIPVDRETIPGDTLYLARAGPGR; encoded by the coding sequence GTGGTAACCGATTCGACACCCGGTCTCTGCGGGTGGTTAGCGAAGTACGAGGCGGTCGTCGAGGTCGGCATCGGCAACCGGACCGACGTGGCCGCCTGCCTCGCCGAGCGCGGGGTCCGGGTCACCGCCACCGACATCCACGACCGGTCGGTTCCCGAGGGGGTCCGGTTCGTCCGCGACGACGTGACCGCGCCCGACCTCGACGTGTACCGCGACGCCGAGGTGCTCTACGCGCTGAACCTCCCGCCCGAGCTGCACCGGCCCGTCTGGGACGTCGCGAAGCGCGTCGGCGCGGACTTCGTGTTCACGACGCTGGGTGGCGACCAGCCCGCGATTCCGGTCGACCGCGAGACGATTCCGGGCGATACGCTGTATCTCGCACGGGCCGGCCCTGGTCGGTAA
- a CDS encoding preprotein translocase subunit Sec61beta, whose protein sequence is MSKGQNSGGLMSSAGLVRYFDAEDRNAIRVDPKTIVAFGVFFGALVLVMRVAL, encoded by the coding sequence ATGAGCAAGGGCCAGAACTCCGGCGGCCTCATGTCGAGCGCCGGACTCGTCCGTTACTTCGACGCCGAGGACCGCAACGCCATCCGAGTCGACCCGAAGACCATCGTCGCATTTGGTGTCTTCTTCGGTGCGCTCGTCCTCGTGATGCGCGTCGCACTGTAA
- a CDS encoding co-chaperone YbbN encodes MAVTLKDFYADWCGPCKTQDPILEELEEDWEGRFSVEKVNVDEEQDVANEYQVRSLPTLIIENDDGIVERFVGVTQRDDLEDALEKAGA; translated from the coding sequence ATGGCAGTCACGCTCAAGGACTTCTATGCGGACTGGTGTGGCCCGTGCAAGACGCAAGACCCCATCCTCGAGGAACTCGAAGAGGACTGGGAGGGCCGCTTCAGTGTCGAGAAGGTGAACGTCGACGAGGAGCAGGACGTGGCGAACGAGTACCAGGTACGCTCGCTCCCGACCCTCATCATCGAGAACGACGACGGCATCGTCGAGCGCTTCGTCGGCGTCACGCAACGCGACGATCTCGAGGACGCCCTCGAGAAGGCCGGCGCATAG
- a CDS encoding NOG1 family protein, with the protein MIFENLPTTPRSEELIDKAFSRAARAGRAKSGHDAQTSMLQTASNILSDNLENVVTAWPDFDEVDPFYYELADAIVDVDEVRKSLSEVTWASRKTAEIRSEYEGRMRRNDLDTARKFRKQAFARLADVVEEVEDDLLRLGAARDELKTLPDINPDEPAIVVAGYPNVGKSSFVNAVTRARHETATYPFTTKGIGVGHFERQRIRYQIVDTPGLLDRPPQDRNDIEAQAVSALTHLADCVLFVLDASANCGYPLDDQLELLAAVEDQFGDVPVITVCNKSDVSRDVEADYYMSVTEDENLDTVLDAAVDAIGYEPELPFDG; encoded by the coding sequence ATGATTTTCGAGAATCTTCCGACGACACCACGGTCGGAGGAACTCATCGACAAGGCGTTCTCCCGCGCCGCCCGCGCAGGCCGGGCCAAGTCGGGACACGACGCCCAGACGTCGATGCTCCAGACGGCGTCGAACATCCTTTCGGACAATCTGGAGAACGTCGTGACGGCCTGGCCGGACTTCGACGAGGTCGACCCGTTCTACTACGAGCTCGCGGACGCCATCGTCGACGTCGACGAGGTGCGCAAGTCGCTGTCGGAGGTCACCTGGGCCTCCCGCAAGACCGCCGAGATTCGCAGCGAGTACGAGGGCCGGATGCGCCGGAACGACCTCGACACCGCCCGCAAGTTCCGGAAGCAGGCGTTCGCGCGCCTCGCGGACGTCGTCGAGGAGGTCGAAGACGACCTGCTCCGTCTCGGTGCGGCCCGTGACGAGCTGAAGACGCTGCCCGATATCAACCCGGACGAGCCCGCAATCGTCGTCGCCGGCTACCCGAACGTCGGGAAGTCCTCGTTCGTGAACGCGGTCACCCGCGCCCGCCACGAGACCGCGACCTACCCGTTCACGACGAAGGGTATCGGCGTCGGTCACTTCGAGCGCCAGCGCATCCGCTACCAGATCGTCGACACTCCGGGGTTGCTCGACCGCCCGCCCCAGGACCGCAACGACATCGAGGCGCAGGCGGTCTCGGCGCTCACGCACCTCGCGGACTGCGTGCTGTTCGTCCTCGACGCGAGCGCGAACTGTGGGTACCCGCTCGACGACCAGCTGGAGCTGCTCGCCGCGGTCGAAGACCAGTTCGGCGACGTGCCCGTCATCACCGTCTGCAACAAGAGCGACGTCTCTCGGGACGTCGAGGCAGACTACTACATGAGTGTGACCGAGGACGAGAACCTGGACACCGTCCTCGATGCAGCCGTCGACGCTATCGGGTACGAGCCCGAGCTGCCGTTCGACGGCTGA
- a CDS encoding TIGR01548 family HAD-type hydrolase produces MEADTVVLDIDGVLVDVADSYRRAIVESVERVYDQTIRKEDIQSFKDAGGFNNDWELTYAAALYVLALREGCSLSLDEFTNEIREHGGGLDSAELAMGAEVGANAFERIKEQWDPERLRDVFQQLYLGSDLYRTLEGGEPDIDCEGFIHDEPIIIEPETIEVLQANFDVGVVTGRPSAEADIALSRVGLDIPDEHRFTMDDWEEGKPHPHALMTLAERFDSEDVVFVGDTIDDVTTARRANEEDDSRTYTGVGVLTGGLTGVEGKQKFVAYGAQAILDDVNLLPGLLGVEQ; encoded by the coding sequence ATGGAGGCAGACACGGTCGTCCTCGACATCGACGGGGTGCTCGTGGACGTGGCGGACTCCTATCGCCGAGCCATCGTGGAGTCCGTCGAGCGCGTCTACGACCAGACCATCCGCAAAGAGGACATCCAGTCGTTCAAGGACGCCGGTGGATTCAACAACGACTGGGAGCTGACGTACGCCGCGGCACTGTACGTGCTGGCGCTCCGCGAGGGCTGTTCGCTCTCGCTCGACGAGTTCACGAACGAGATTCGCGAGCACGGCGGCGGCCTCGACAGCGCCGAACTCGCCATGGGCGCCGAGGTCGGCGCGAACGCGTTCGAGCGCATCAAAGAGCAGTGGGACCCCGAGCGCCTGCGCGACGTGTTCCAGCAGCTCTACCTCGGGAGCGACCTGTATCGCACGCTCGAAGGCGGCGAGCCGGACATCGACTGCGAGGGGTTCATCCACGACGAACCGATCATCATCGAACCCGAGACCATCGAGGTGCTCCAGGCGAACTTCGACGTCGGTGTCGTCACCGGCCGTCCCTCGGCCGAGGCCGACATCGCGCTCTCGCGGGTCGGGCTGGACATTCCCGACGAGCACCGCTTCACGATGGACGACTGGGAGGAGGGTAAGCCACACCCGCACGCCCTCATGACGCTCGCGGAGCGCTTCGACAGCGAGGACGTGGTGTTCGTCGGCGACACCATCGACGACGTGACGACGGCCCGCCGGGCGAACGAGGAGGACGATTCTCGCACGTACACCGGCGTCGGCGTCCTCACCGGCGGCCTGACCGGTGTCGAGGGCAAACAGAAGTTCGTCGCCTACGGCGCACAGGCCATCCTCGACGACGTGAACCTGCTGCCGGGGCTGCTCGGCGTCGAGCAGTAG
- a CDS encoding archaemetzincin family Zn-dependent metalloprotease yields the protein MHVDIVPVGDVSAPVKRAASEGLRTVYNCNVTVHEPQSLPSGAYDPKRNQYSAEEFIQLAERVGNGEKNIAVTPKDLFYRRRNYVFGLAYLDGSGSVVSTYRLQTSSDGGFSHKSSEEIFEDRIRKEIVHEIGHTLGLEHCDNNRCVMNFSPTVREVDVKEETLCGTCQRMVL from the coding sequence ATGCACGTCGACATCGTTCCTGTGGGTGACGTGTCCGCACCAGTCAAGCGGGCGGCATCCGAAGGGCTGCGGACGGTCTACAACTGTAACGTGACCGTTCACGAGCCCCAGTCGCTGCCCAGTGGTGCGTACGACCCCAAACGCAACCAGTACTCTGCCGAGGAGTTCATCCAGCTGGCAGAGCGCGTTGGTAACGGGGAGAAGAACATCGCCGTCACCCCCAAGGACCTCTTCTATCGCCGACGGAACTACGTCTTCGGACTGGCCTATCTCGACGGCAGCGGGAGCGTCGTCTCCACGTACCGACTGCAGACCTCCAGTGACGGTGGGTTCTCGCACAAGAGCTCCGAGGAGATCTTCGAGGACCGCATCCGCAAGGAGATCGTCCACGAGATCGGCCACACACTCGGTCTCGAACACTGCGACAACAACCGCTGCGTGATGAACTTCTCGCCGACGGTCCGCGAGGTCGACGTCAAAGAAGAGACGCTGTGTGGCACCTGCCAGCGAATGGTGCTCTGA
- a CDS encoding SIMPL domain-containing protein: protein MKLKLMVALVALLVTTAGCLGMAGSIDDGSVAASTDDGDSKSTVSVSGTGTVSAPADLVVVSIAVEREGKTADSARTFAAQDATSMRDALRAAGIPDDDVKTTSYRLVPQYNYKEGREITGYTAVHAYEVETDNVSDAGRIIDIAVANGAARVDSVSFKLSDERIAELRSDAIAKAVDAAEADANAAASAAGVSITKVKTISVSSAGYQPPYPVYRSAPAEDSTTLEPGPIDVKVNVNIVYEVE, encoded by the coding sequence ATGAAGCTGAAACTCATGGTCGCACTCGTGGCGCTACTGGTCACGACCGCCGGCTGCCTCGGGATGGCCGGTTCTATCGACGACGGGAGCGTCGCTGCCAGCACCGACGACGGCGACTCGAAGAGCACCGTCTCGGTCTCCGGGACGGGCACCGTCTCGGCACCCGCCGACCTCGTGGTCGTCTCCATCGCGGTCGAACGCGAGGGCAAGACCGCCGACAGCGCCCGAACCTTCGCGGCACAGGACGCGACGAGCATGCGTGACGCGCTCCGGGCCGCCGGGATTCCCGACGACGACGTGAAGACGACGAGCTACCGGCTCGTCCCACAGTACAACTACAAAGAGGGCCGTGAGATAACCGGCTACACCGCGGTCCACGCCTACGAGGTGGAGACCGACAACGTGAGCGACGCCGGGCGCATCATCGACATCGCCGTCGCCAACGGCGCGGCCCGCGTCGACAGCGTCTCGTTCAAACTGAGCGACGAGCGCATCGCCGAGTTGCGGTCCGACGCCATCGCGAAGGCGGTCGACGCTGCCGAGGCGGACGCGAACGCGGCCGCCAGCGCTGCCGGCGTCTCCATCACGAAGGTCAAGACCATCAGCGTCTCCAGCGCCGGCTACCAGCCGCCGTACCCGGTGTATCGTTCCGCCCCGGCCGAGGACAGTACGACGCTCGAACCCGGCCCAATCGACGTGAAGGTGAACGTCAACATCGTGTACGAGGTCGAATAG
- a CDS encoding helix-turn-helix domain-containing protein — translation MTDESHMVIADVTVPAHAFELGRVFENVPNARVELERIVPIDGGRMPLIWVSNGERDEARASLEASAATSDVIERTDDGDRTLFEVRWTEELDGLVTILEETNAKLLEGTGIGEGWDLRIQFDERPALRAFRDRCNEADIRVLLRRIYNPHVPRDTSLISDEQREAIVLAFQHGYFEVPRRTSAMELGELLGISDNAFSQRLRRGLCALVETTLINE, via the coding sequence ATGACTGACGAGTCACACATGGTCATCGCCGACGTGACCGTGCCAGCGCACGCGTTCGAGCTCGGCCGCGTGTTCGAAAACGTCCCCAATGCCCGTGTCGAACTGGAACGAATCGTTCCCATCGACGGGGGGCGGATGCCACTCATCTGGGTCTCGAACGGGGAGCGGGACGAAGCCAGGGCGAGCCTCGAGGCCTCGGCCGCGACCAGCGACGTCATCGAACGGACCGACGACGGCGACCGGACCCTGTTCGAGGTCCGCTGGACCGAGGAGCTCGACGGGCTGGTGACGATACTGGAGGAGACGAACGCCAAGTTGCTCGAAGGCACCGGTATCGGAGAGGGCTGGGACCTGCGCATCCAGTTCGACGAACGCCCCGCGCTCCGGGCGTTCAGGGACAGGTGCAACGAGGCGGACATCCGGGTGTTGCTCCGGCGCATCTACAACCCGCACGTCCCCCGCGACACGTCGCTCATCTCGGACGAGCAGCGAGAGGCCATCGTGCTGGCGTTCCAACACGGCTACTTCGAGGTGCCGCGGCGGACGAGCGCGATGGAACTCGGCGAGCTCCTCGGAATCAGCGACAACGCCTTCTCCCAGCGCCTCCGGCGCGGGCTCTGCGCGCTGGTCGAGACGACGCTCATCAACGAGTAA
- a CDS encoding N-acetylmuramoyl-L-alanine amidase, with protein MQRNRRSFLKATGASLGSIGLLGATASTAAASVHDRWEPADSSNYTNASRTASDMRWLVIHTIEGSYEGCISWFQNPDANVSSHYVVGNQSNQITKMVRLEDIAWTQGNWEYNETGVSIELEGYANETDFNDTIYQQAAEVARHVCDTYGIPTQHPTYDLAPCSAYSGEGGIIGHNQVPDPNDCSQVTGGKYDPGNTWDWDYFMSLVNDGSGGGGGGWSDGDIVHCTADLNTRERPNLDSSVVATMPTGSNAEIVNGPTDEDGYTWWGLHWLDYDIWGWSVEAYLDAGYA; from the coding sequence ATGCAACGCAACAGGCGTTCATTCCTGAAGGCGACGGGCGCATCACTCGGTTCCATCGGGCTCCTCGGGGCGACGGCGTCGACGGCAGCCGCCTCGGTCCACGACCGCTGGGAACCCGCGGATTCGAGCAACTACACGAACGCGAGCCGCACCGCGAGCGATATGCGCTGGCTCGTGATCCACACCATCGAGGGCTCGTACGAGGGCTGCATCAGCTGGTTCCAGAACCCCGACGCGAACGTGAGTTCGCACTACGTCGTCGGCAACCAGTCGAACCAGATAACGAAGATGGTCCGACTGGAGGACATCGCGTGGACCCAGGGCAACTGGGAGTACAACGAGACGGGCGTCTCCATCGAGCTGGAGGGCTACGCCAACGAGACGGACTTCAACGACACCATCTACCAGCAGGCCGCCGAGGTGGCACGCCACGTCTGTGACACCTACGGCATCCCCACGCAACACCCGACGTACGATCTGGCACCCTGTTCGGCGTACTCCGGCGAAGGCGGTATCATCGGCCACAACCAGGTGCCAGACCCCAACGACTGCTCACAGGTCACCGGCGGCAAGTACGACCCCGGCAACACCTGGGACTGGGACTACTTCATGTCGCTCGTGAACGATGGCTCGGGCGGCGGTGGCGGCGGGTGGTCGGACGGCGACATCGTCCACTGCACCGCCGACCTCAACACCCGCGAGCGGCCGAATCTGGATTCGTCGGTGGTGGCGACGATGCCGACCGGCTCGAACGCCGAGATCGTCAATGGACCCACCGACGAAGACGGCTACACCTGGTGGGGCCTGCACTGGCTTGATTACGACATCTGGGGCTGGTCGGTCGAGGCGTACCTCGACGCGGGCTACGCCTGA
- a CDS encoding bifunctional nuclease family protein codes for MKASIDTVRVAGTQDGPVPVVVLEVEEDDDVLPIFIGFDEAIAIVRGLDATDIGRPLTHDLLLDVMEELGGRVTKVVVSRVDSGTYIADLHVNTPRGDVVIDARPSDSLALAARTNAPLEVDDDVYEDGRRAREEFDTLDDIREVADYA; via the coding sequence ATGAAGGCATCCATCGACACGGTACGCGTCGCCGGGACCCAGGATGGGCCCGTTCCGGTGGTCGTACTCGAGGTCGAGGAGGACGACGACGTGTTGCCTATCTTCATCGGATTCGACGAAGCCATCGCCATCGTCCGTGGGCTGGACGCCACGGACATCGGGCGACCGCTCACCCACGACCTCCTGCTGGACGTGATGGAGGAACTGGGCGGGCGCGTGACGAAGGTGGTCGTGAGCCGTGTCGATTCGGGGACCTACATCGCCGACCTGCACGTGAACACGCCGCGGGGCGACGTGGTGATCGATGCCCGACCCAGCGACTCCCTCGCGCTGGCTGCCCGCACGAACGCACCCCTCGAGGTCGACGACGACGTGTACGAGGACGGCCGCCGTGCCCGCGAGGAGTTCGACACGCTCGACGACATCCGTGAGGTAGCCGACTACGCATGA
- the npdG gene encoding NADPH-dependent F420 reductase produces MRIALLGGTGDIGQGLALRWAYDTDHEILIGSRDPEKARTMAEEYETELDSRGVDVTVNGFANEMAADRADVVVLAVPPYHVADTVESVADKLDEDTILVSPAVGMKGDEDGMHYHRPGAGSVTALAAKAAPEGVSTVGAFHNLSADRLANLDAELDLDTLLVGDDPDAKDIVSRLADEIEGLRPLDAGPLANAAEVESITPLVINIARYNDGMHDVGVTFH; encoded by the coding sequence ATGCGAATCGCACTACTCGGCGGTACTGGTGACATCGGGCAGGGGCTCGCCCTGCGCTGGGCCTACGACACGGACCACGAGATACTCATCGGGTCGCGCGACCCGGAGAAGGCACGGACGATGGCCGAGGAGTACGAGACCGAACTCGACAGCCGCGGCGTCGACGTGACGGTCAACGGCTTCGCCAACGAGATGGCGGCCGACCGGGCAGACGTCGTCGTCCTCGCCGTCCCGCCGTACCACGTCGCGGACACGGTCGAGAGCGTCGCCGACAAGCTCGACGAGGACACCATCCTGGTCTCGCCCGCGGTCGGCATGAAGGGCGACGAGGACGGGATGCACTACCACCGCCCTGGCGCGGGGTCGGTGACGGCACTCGCCGCGAAGGCCGCCCCGGAGGGCGTCTCCACGGTCGGCGCGTTCCACAACCTCTCCGCGGACCGCCTCGCGAACCTCGACGCCGAGCTCGACCTCGACACGCTCCTCGTCGGGGACGACCCCGACGCGAAGGACATCGTGAGCCGACTCGCCGACGAGATCGAGGGGCTGCGCCCGCTCGACGCCGGCCCGCTGGCCAACGCGGCCGAGGTCGAGAGCATCACGCCGCTCGTCATCAACATCGCCCGCTACAACGACGGGATGCACGACGTGGGCGTCACGTTCCACTGA
- the hisE gene encoding phosphoribosyl-ATP diphosphatase, producing MTESTDAILDDLFAVIEDRKETLPEDSYTASLFTHEKGENAVLEKLGEEATELILAAKDDDHEEIAHESADIIYHLLVLLSMKDMDVSDLRAELADRR from the coding sequence ATGACCGAAAGCACCGACGCGATTCTCGACGACCTGTTCGCGGTCATCGAAGACCGCAAGGAAACGCTCCCCGAGGACTCCTACACCGCCAGCCTGTTCACCCACGAGAAGGGCGAGAACGCGGTGCTGGAGAAGCTCGGTGAAGAGGCGACCGAACTGATTCTCGCCGCGAAGGACGACGACCACGAGGAGATCGCTCACGAGAGCGCCGACATCATCTACCACCTGCTCGTGCTGCTCTCGATGAAGGACATGGACGTGAGCGACCTGCGCGCGGAGCTGGCCGACCGCCGGTGA
- the pdxT gene encoding pyridoxal 5'-phosphate synthase glutaminase subunit PdxT, translating to MTLTAGVIAVQGDVSEHADAIRRAGEAHGEDVTVHEIRKSGIVPDCDLLLLPGGESTTISRLLHDEGIDEEILAHVEADKPLLATCAGLIVSSTDAKDDRVRTLDLVDVTVDRNAFGRQKDSFEAPLDVAGLDEPFPAVFIRAPLIDEVGDDVEVLAEWDGKPVAVRDGPVIGTSFHPELTPDVRLHRLAFFAAEAEQLAR from the coding sequence ATGACACTCACAGCCGGCGTCATCGCCGTCCAGGGCGACGTCTCGGAACACGCCGACGCCATCCGGCGCGCGGGCGAGGCCCACGGCGAGGACGTGACCGTCCACGAGATCCGGAAGTCGGGCATCGTCCCCGACTGCGACCTGTTGTTGCTGCCCGGCGGGGAATCGACGACCATCTCGCGCCTCCTCCACGACGAGGGCATCGACGAGGAGATACTCGCCCACGTCGAGGCGGACAAGCCGCTGCTCGCGACGTGTGCCGGGCTCATCGTCTCCTCGACCGACGCGAAGGACGACCGCGTCCGGACGCTCGACCTCGTCGACGTGACCGTCGACCGGAACGCGTTCGGCCGCCAGAAGGACAGCTTCGAGGCACCGCTGGACGTCGCGGGGCTCGACGAGCCGTTCCCCGCGGTGTTCATCCGCGCGCCGCTCATCGACGAGGTCGGTGACGACGTCGAGGTGCTCGCCGAGTGGGACGGCAAGCCGGTCGCGGTCCGCGACGGCCCGGTCATCGGGACCTCGTTCCACCCCGAGCTCACCCCCGACGTTCGCCTTCACCGGCTCGCGTTCTTCGCCGCGGAAGCCGAGCAGCTTGCACGCTGA
- a CDS encoding TIGR00341 family protein, which produces MRLVQVMIPAGKREAVLDLLDDEDIDYVLTDETSGRKYTGVVSFPLPSEAVEPILQELREAGIERQSYTVVVDAETVVSKKFERLKEKYAKEEETSNRISREELKSQAREMAPEVPAYALLTVVSVVIATAGVLLDSAAVVVGSMVIAPLIGPAMAASVGTVLDDADLFSRGARLQILGLVLAVVAAAAFAALLRTLHLIPPMDILTVGQVQERLRPDILSLAVALGAGIAGAMSMRSGVSASLVGVMIAVALVPPTAVIGIGIAYMKPLVVLGASVLVLVNVLSINLAATATLWYSGYRPEHWLRLDEARTATLKRVAVLVASIAILSVFLGGVTYMSYTTAAIEDDMVAGVETTVNDYPELRLVDVKLVHEENLYQRIFDPRPEQVVVTLARPPGETYPGLPEQLRENVVNGNDVAVEVRYMEYESAKNVQEIG; this is translated from the coding sequence GTGCGACTCGTCCAGGTCATGATTCCGGCGGGCAAGCGCGAGGCCGTCCTCGACCTCCTCGACGACGAGGACATCGATTACGTGCTCACCGACGAGACCAGCGGCCGGAAGTACACGGGTGTCGTCTCGTTCCCGTTGCCGTCCGAGGCCGTCGAGCCGATCCTCCAGGAGCTCCGCGAGGCCGGTATCGAGCGCCAGTCCTACACAGTCGTCGTGGACGCCGAGACGGTGGTCTCCAAGAAGTTCGAGCGACTCAAAGAGAAGTACGCAAAGGAGGAGGAGACCTCGAACCGGATCTCCCGCGAGGAACTGAAGTCACAGGCCAGGGAGATGGCTCCCGAAGTGCCGGCGTACGCCCTGTTGACCGTGGTGAGCGTCGTCATCGCCACGGCCGGCGTGTTGCTCGACTCGGCCGCCGTCGTCGTCGGCTCGATGGTCATCGCGCCACTCATCGGCCCCGCGATGGCCGCGAGCGTCGGGACGGTCCTCGACGACGCGGACCTCTTCTCGCGTGGGGCCCGGCTCCAGATACTCGGCCTCGTTCTGGCGGTCGTCGCCGCCGCGGCGTTCGCGGCGTTGCTCCGGACCCTCCACCTCATCCCCCCGATGGACATCCTGACCGTCGGGCAGGTCCAGGAGCGATTGCGCCCCGATATCCTCTCACTGGCGGTGGCACTCGGGGCCGGTATCGCCGGCGCGATGTCGATGCGTTCGGGCGTCTCCGCCTCCCTCGTGGGCGTCATGATCGCGGTCGCGCTCGTCCCGCCGACCGCCGTCATCGGCATCGGCATCGCCTACATGAAACCACTGGTGGTCCTCGGTGCGAGCGTCCTCGTCCTCGTCAACGTCCTCTCAATCAACCTCGCCGCGACGGCCACGCTCTGGTACTCCGGCTACCGACCCGAACACTGGCTCCGGCTGGACGAGGCCCGGACGGCGACCCTCAAACGCGTCGCCGTTCTCGTCGCGTCCATCGCGATCCTGTCGGTGTTCCTCGGCGGCGTCACCTACATGTCCTACACGACCGCGGCCATCGAGGACGACATGGTCGCCGGGGTCGAGACGACCGTCAACGACTACCCCGAACTCAGGCTCGTCGACGTGAAGCTCGTCCACGAGGAGAACCTCTACCAGCGTATCTTCGACCCGCGGCCCGAGCAGGTCGTCGTCACGCTCGCCAGACCACCGGGAGAGACGTATCCTGGGCTCCCCGAACAGCTACGCGAGAACGTCGTGAACGGCAACGACGTGGCCGTCGAGGTCCGGTACATGGAATACGAGTCGGCCAAGAACGTTCAGGAAATCGGCTAA
- a CDS encoding aryl-sulfate sulfotransferase, with protein MTRLPLHLRRLTSALSRVREPGGRARLFALLALVCLATALAGYATAPAEPRLTVAEERPQHNTLIGLQGYADEGRVIEVSPDGEVVWEYDGPGDIFDVEAVNASTVQVATADTVPDSDCPEPYASDETDGCVRNALQLVDRDTTDVVWEYAWYDVEKHEHELHDADRYVVDGEPRYVLVDMGNDRVFAVDESGEKLWQWNATDTYDRPDDMGPESDWTHMNDVDRIEPGVFQVSLRNFDTVVELHVADDGSVRVEPVIGPNQFAGAAGPLYEQHNPDRLGDGSLLVADSEHDRIVEFDSDGQVTWQAGGSGLFDWPRDGDRLSNGHTLVTDSYNDRVVELDENGEVVWAVETGDLPYEADRVQPREPATADGSADGPSASEAELSSNIVAGSTVGSYLELAVSISKYVLPNGLAEQLYALLATIVLLGVAGVEGYRAR; from the coding sequence GTGACACGGCTCCCCCTCCACCTGCGACGGCTCACGTCGGCGCTCTCCCGCGTCCGTGAGCCGGGCGGCCGCGCCCGGCTGTTCGCGCTCCTGGCGCTGGTCTGTCTGGCCACCGCACTCGCTGGCTACGCTACCGCCCCCGCCGAACCGCGCCTGACCGTCGCCGAGGAACGGCCCCAGCACAACACGCTCATCGGCCTGCAGGGATACGCCGACGAGGGTCGCGTCATCGAGGTGTCGCCCGATGGCGAGGTCGTCTGGGAGTACGATGGGCCGGGCGACATCTTCGACGTGGAGGCGGTGAACGCCTCGACGGTGCAGGTCGCGACCGCCGACACCGTCCCCGATTCCGACTGTCCCGAGCCGTACGCGAGCGACGAGACCGACGGCTGCGTCCGCAATGCCCTCCAGCTCGTCGACCGCGACACCACAGACGTGGTCTGGGAGTACGCCTGGTACGACGTGGAGAAGCACGAGCACGAACTCCACGACGCCGACCGCTACGTGGTCGATGGCGAGCCCCGGTACGTGCTGGTCGACATGGGCAACGACCGCGTGTTCGCGGTCGACGAATCGGGCGAGAAACTGTGGCAGTGGAACGCCACGGATACCTACGACCGGCCCGACGACATGGGACCGGAGTCCGACTGGACGCACATGAACGACGTGGACCGCATCGAACCGGGCGTCTTCCAGGTGAGCCTGCGGAACTTCGACACCGTCGTCGAACTCCACGTGGCCGACGACGGCTCGGTCCGGGTCGAACCGGTCATCGGCCCGAACCAGTTCGCGGGCGCGGCCGGACCGCTGTACGAACAGCACAACCCCGACCGGCTGGGCGACGGCTCGCTGCTCGTCGCCGACAGCGAACACGACCGCATCGTCGAGTTCGATTCAGACGGACAGGTGACCTGGCAGGCCGGCGGCAGCGGCCTGTTCGACTGGCCGCGCGACGGTGACCGGCTGTCGAACGGGCACACGCTCGTCACCGACTCGTACAACGACCGGGTCGTCGAACTCGACGAGAACGGCGAGGTCGTCTGGGCGGTCGAGACGGGTGACCTGCCGTACGAGGCCGACCGGGTGCAGCCGCGCGAGCCCGCCACCGCGGACGGGAGCGCCGACGGCCCGAGCGCGTCGGAGGCTGAGCTGTCCTCGAACATCGTCGCCGGCTCGACGGTCGGCAGCTACCTCGAGCTGGCGGTGTCCATCTCGAAGTACGTGCTCCCGAACGGGCTCGCAGAACAGCTCTACGCGTTGCTCGCGACCATCGTGTTGCTCGGCGTGGCGGGCGTCGAGGGCTATCGGGCTCGCTGA